One Cygnus olor isolate bCygOlo1 unplaced genomic scaffold, bCygOlo1.pri.v2 scaffold_78_ctg1, whole genome shotgun sequence genomic window carries:
- the LOC121063403 gene encoding olfactory receptor 14J1-like, with protein MANSSSITEFLLLAFADTRELQLLHFGLFLGIYLAALLGNGLILTAVACHHRLHTPMYFFLLNLALLDLGCISTTLPKAMANALLDTRAISYQGCAAQVFLFAFLVGAEYSLLTIMAYDRYVAICKPLHYGSLVGSRACAQMAAAAWGSGFLNAVLHTATPFSLPLCQGNAVDQFFCEIPQILKLSCSDTYLREVGALAITLSLVFVCFIYIVLSYVQIFRAVLRMPSEQGRHKAFSTCLPHLAVVSLFVSTATVAYLKPPSISSPSLDLVFAFLYSVVPPAVNPLIYSMRNKELRNALRKLLS; from the coding sequence ATggccaacagcagctccatcactgagttcctcctgctggcattcgcagacacgcgcgagctgcagctcctgcacttcggactcttcctgggcatctacctggctgccctcctgggcaacggcctcatcctcaccgccgtagcctgccaccaccgcctccacacccccatgtacttcttcctcctcaacctggccctcctcgacctgggctgcatctccaccactctccccaaagccatggccaatgccCTCTTggacaccagggccatctcctaTCAAGGGTGTGCTGCACAGGtctttctctttgccttcttgGTAGGAGCAGAGTATTCCCTTCTCACCATCATGGCCTACGAccgctacgttgccatctgcaaaccCCTGCACTATGGGAGCCtcgtgggcagcagagcttgtgcccagatggcagcagctgcctggggcagtggctttctcaatgctgtcctgcacacggccactccattttccctgcccctctgccaaggcaatgctgtggaccagttcttctgtgaaatcccccagatcctcaagctctcctgctcagacaCATACCTCAGGGAAGTTGGGGCACTTGCCATTACTCTTTCTttagtatttgtttgttttatttacattgtgCTGTCCTACGTGCAGATTTTCAGGGcggtgctgaggatgccctctgagcagggccggcacaaagccttttccacgtgcctccctcacctggctgtgGTCTCCCTTTTTGTCAGCACTGCCACAgttgcctacctgaagcccccctccatctcctccccatccctggacctggtatttgcatttttgtactcagtggtgcctccagcagtgaaccccctcatctacagcatgaggaacaagGAACTGAGAAATGCACTAAGGAAATTACTTTCATAG